From Thalassotalea euphylliae, the proteins below share one genomic window:
- a CDS encoding DUF4442 domain-containing protein has protein sequence MANKFSKAVAAIYKLPTFCHSYLLTKLFCSQVKYAGTSRVKLQRISNQEVELTLANIKRVQNHIGGVHAIAASLLAESATGIVFGMNVPDSHLPLLKSMTVNYNRRMQGALTAKAQLSDAQITAITSEEKGDMLVPVTITDESGQAPIECLMNWAWVPKKRK, from the coding sequence ATGGCAAACAAATTTAGTAAAGCGGTGGCTGCGATATACAAGTTGCCGACATTTTGTCATAGCTATTTGCTCACTAAGTTATTTTGCTCACAAGTAAAGTATGCCGGAACTTCACGCGTAAAATTACAGCGCATCTCGAACCAAGAGGTTGAGCTAACGCTTGCCAACATTAAACGCGTGCAAAACCACATTGGTGGTGTTCATGCCATTGCCGCATCGTTACTCGCCGAATCGGCGACGGGTATTGTTTTTGGTATGAATGTCCCAGATAGCCACTTGCCATTGTTAAAGTCGATGACGGTAAATTACAACAGGCGTATGCAGGGGGCACTAACGGCGAAAGCGCAGTTGAGCGACGCACAAATCACCGCTATTACCAGCGAGGAAAAAGGGGATATGCTAGTGCCAGTCACGATTACTGATGAATCAGGGCAAGCGCCGATTGAATGTTTAATGAATTGGGCTTGGGTGCCGAAAAAGCGCAAGTAA
- a CDS encoding phosphatase PAP2 family protein, whose amino-acid sequence MTVLNDMYQYDLRILRWCVKSRYHHKFISCVRAVSRTGDGYMQVLLPLLVAIISQSLSFFILALTAFAIERLIYFVLKNMLKRRRPPDIVPNFSCLVQPSDKFSFPSGHTMAAFLLAGLLVAELGVIALPIYLWACAVGASRVILGVHFPSDILAGATLGSVILLGVIYAV is encoded by the coding sequence ATGACGGTCTTAAATGATATGTATCAATACGATTTACGCATCTTACGTTGGTGTGTTAAATCGCGTTACCATCACAAGTTCATCAGTTGTGTACGCGCGGTATCGCGCACCGGTGATGGCTACATGCAAGTTTTGCTGCCACTGCTTGTCGCCATTATTAGCCAAAGCCTGAGCTTTTTCATTCTGGCGCTAACGGCTTTTGCCATCGAACGATTGATATATTTTGTGCTGAAAAACATGCTAAAACGCCGTAGACCACCGGATATCGTGCCCAACTTTTCGTGTTTAGTGCAGCCCTCAGACAAGTTCAGCTTTCCGTCCGGCCATACCATGGCGGCATTTTTACTGGCCGGCTTATTAGTCGCTGAACTCGGAGTTATCGCGCTGCCAATCTACTTGTGGGCGTGTGCTGTTGGTGCATCAAGGGTAATTTTAGGCGTGCATTTCCCGTCAGATATTTTAGCGGGCGCCACCTTAGGTTCAGTCATTTTACTTGGAGTCATTTACGCCGTATGA